In Schistocerca serialis cubense isolate TAMUIC-IGC-003099 chromosome 3, iqSchSeri2.2, whole genome shotgun sequence, the following proteins share a genomic window:
- the LOC126471230 gene encoding headcase protein-like, which produces MRKLIRGRVFGQRRGGRLPSPARTPSSAAQVWRWPSSCLSASRPSRAGRRVATARERSAPHAARGRQSPWSLPDPPIETASSLHWHSAYSSPKQSLEVSGGTSVQKEGATVFWCESEPDKTTVVGGSVCKSCLPCCGAEPSAHVHKPSEQQHQQPAHHRYQQQQQQQPLLPRQTAQPAAVQSTAAERSAHVCEKRAEAETLAQPQPPAQPQPQALHDIVEEEDQLQELSRARAVRRGPQQEQQRRQLALSVGSSPSPPPQLARAAKSRPRTRSVTSTTSSDTSTTSCKMQAEQGSIGDLKSYHNRYLRNRRHTLANVR; this is translated from the exons ATGAGGAAATTGATTCGGGGGCGCGTGTTTGGGCAGCGGCGGGGCGGCCGCCTCCCCTCCCCGGCGCGCACCCCCTCCTCCGCGGCGCAGGTTTGGCGCTGGCCGTCCTCCTGCCTCAGTGCGAGCCGGCCGTCTCGAGCAGGCAGACGCGTCGCGACGGCCAGGGAGCGGTCCGCGCCGCACGCCGCACGCGGACGGCAGTCGCCGTGGTCGCTGCCCGACCCGCCGATCGAAACTGCC AGCTCGCTTCACTGGCACTCTGCGTACTCGAGCCCGAAGCAGTCACTGGAAGTAAGTGGAGGAACGTCTGTGCAGAAGGAGGGGGCGACAGTTTTCTGGTGCGAGAGTGAGCCGGATAAGACTACCGTGGTGGGGGGTTCCGTGTGCAAGAGTTGCCTGCCCTGCTGCGGCGCAGAGCCGTCCGCGCACGTGCACAAGCCTTCGGAACAACAACACCAGCAGCCGGCGCACCACCgctaccagcagcagcagcagcagcagccgctgcTCCCACGACAGACGGCACAGCCGGCCGCAGTGCAGAGCACCGCGGCGGAGCGCAGCGCGCACGTGTGTGAGAAGCGGGCCGAGGCCGAGACGCTGGCGCAGCCCCAGCCGCCGGCGCAGCCCCAGCCTCAGGCGCTGCACGACATCGTGGAGGAGGAGGACCAGCTGCAGGAGCTGTCGCGCGCGCGAGCCGTCCGCCGCGGcccgcagcaggagcagcagcggcGCCAGCTGGCGCTCAGCGTCGGCTCCAGCCCGTCGCCGCCACCGCAGCTGGCGCGCGCCGCCAAGTCGCGGCCGCGCACCCGCTCCGTCACCAGCACCACCAGCTCCGACACCAGCACCACCAGCTGCAAGATGCAGGCCGAGCAGGGCAGCATCGGCGACCTCAAGTCCTACCACAACCGCTACCTGCGCAACCGCAGGCACACGCTTGCCAACGTCCGGTAA